In Legionella spiritensis, the following proteins share a genomic window:
- a CDS encoding rhodanese-like domain-containing protein, translating to MEHLSQFIINHWMLCSLLIIILALIFFHERQEQKKHGKELSPHEAVSLINHDNAIVIDLRDAESYRKGHIIDSIRASSEDFEQNRMNKYKNKPVILVCARGLQSAPLAGKLRAMGFTRPMALSGGIQAWQTADLPIIKGK from the coding sequence ATGGAACATCTGAGTCAATTTATTATCAATCACTGGATGCTTTGCTCCCTGCTGATCATCATCCTCGCTCTGATATTTTTTCATGAGCGGCAAGAACAGAAAAAACACGGCAAGGAATTGTCCCCGCACGAGGCTGTATCACTGATTAATCATGACAATGCCATAGTCATTGACCTTCGTGATGCTGAAAGTTACCGTAAAGGTCATATTATTGATTCCATACGGGCAAGCAGCGAAGATTTTGAACAAAACCGCATGAATAAATACAAAAACAAGCCTGTCATTTTAGTATGTGCCCGCGGTTTGCAATCGGCCCCTCTCGCTGGTAAATTGCGAGCCATGGGCTTTACCCGCCCAATGGCCTTGTCAGGTGGCATACAAGCCTGGCAAACTGCGGATCTACCGATTATCAAAGGAAAAT